The genomic DNA ttcgccacgCTCATCCGCACCATCGAAGACGAGCGGGATCGCATGGTCAGTACTCTGCTCAGGGACGAGTTGCTGCGCGTTCATCTTATATCTTatcttatacttatttatttatttaattatctgtacttttatacttatatttacttacatatatctatatttttatactatattcTATACTGCTATACCTAATACTAATATactatataaagctgaaaagtttgtttcaACGTGCTCCGGAAATATTGGTCCGACGTGAATCATTcgttttgtgttggatagtgcatatttccaggaaggctataggctatataacatcacgctataaccaataggagccgagcaaagcCGGTGAAACctcgcggaagtagctagtatgaaataatttaaaaggtgTCGAgacaattattgtttttaacctATACCTACCATCTAGATATTAGGTATTTAGAAATATTCATTGAGCATCGGTCAAAGGTTTCGTGTAATCCACCATTGTAGCTCAAAGGATGATTCATGAGTGTATGGTCAAACATTGTGACCGACACTCGGTCAGGCACAACTACgaggaaatttaaaaatactgtatttttatttcgtcgTGTTTTGATACAGAGTGTTTCCTCCTCTGGCTTTGATAATGCCGCGCCTGAATGCGATCGGACATGCTTATGATGACGTTTTGGCTGTCAACTTGCTGAATAGTCTCCGAACCGGCCGGTGCTGCGCTTCGCAGCTCATTTAGAGTTTTAGCAGGGTTGCCGTTTGACTTGATCTTGCTTTTAAGCGTGTACTCCAGATGCGCTGTAATGGATTCAAGAGTTCGAGCAGGCACGCATTATCATGCATTAGGTAGTTTGAAATTATTGTATCCCATGCCGCTCGAATAAGGCAAAACGTGTTCCTGGAAAACAATGTATTAAACAACACAATACGTTAAATAATGTAGCAGGTCCTCTTGATCGATTGCTGGTACAGCTTGTTCCACCAGTGCTGGTACTATTGGCAATTTTATGGCATTTTTAAGACTGTTACGTACCGAATTAAACAcacaatatcaaaatattgaaacaacTAAATAGATAGTtgaagacaaattaaaattttgaaattattcgCTTAAACGACTCGATTTgactaaaacttaaaatatcGTAGAATTCGTAGATAATGTTGTTAAACATAAAGAATTACCCTTTTAATCTATTAGTAAACACCATTTGTACCTCTATTCATAACAAACAATCATTAGAAACACATACGGTAGTGGTCTCGTGTCGCAGAGTACGTATTTGATGAAGGATGTACAGGGAATCACTTTCGATTAATTGCCTGTCTAGTAGAGAAGTATGGTCGGTAGTCCCGGCCGTGGTTTGTTGGTAAACACGCGCGACCTTCGCTCGGGCGCCGCGCCACACGCCGCGCGCTGCGCGCCGCCTGCCAATGAGGCGCGCCGCAGAAAGTGAAACTGCTCCCAATCACTGATGTCACCGTCCTGTCGGACCTGTATTCTTGACTCGCcttgtgtgcgtttacaaatatttttaaatctatgtTAATTAAAAAGGTACCGTTTTCTGATTCAAACAGTATCAGCTCTTTTATTTTCACTGATTTGAAAAGTGAGACTTAAGTATAGTTCACCCGGAGCCCCTAGCAATGCGAAAGCTTTCTACTTTAatcctattaattaatttattaaatgggACACATAACGGTCTTCTCGTTTGAATGGGTAACGAGAGGGCACAGAGAGTgtaacctatattttattttataaagaattctTCTTTCAAATTGTTCACGGTGACCCAGCGGCCAATCTGACGCTCTCTGTGAACCTGTAACTGCCGGAACAACGGACTGGTCATAGTGTGTAACGTGTGCGTAATGTGTGGCTGCAGTAGTAGTGTACGTGGTGCGTTGTGTTCCAGTTGGGGCGCGCGCACGAGCAGATCATCCAGCCGCTCGAGCGCTTCCGCAAGGAGCACATCGGCGCCGTCAAGGTGAGTGTCGAGAACTACTCGTACCTGCACTTGTACCTGCACTAGTACCTGTACTAGTATATAGTCGCCTGCACTCACCGCGCTCTGTGCTTACAGGAGGGCAAGAAGAAGTTTGACAAGAAGACTGCCAAGTTCTGTCAGAGCCAGGAGCGCACTCTCTCGCTCTCCACCAAGAAACCGGAGGCCGTGTTCCAGGAGGTAATACATTCATTTTCATCAAAACGATATGTTTTATCTATGCTAATGTATAAAGAtgaaagagtttgtttgtttgaacgcgctaatctcaagCTAATCaaaaggagccaagcagagcatatatatatatataggtagtCGACTATCGTTTAGACTTTACGACGAATTAGTAAAAATCTTAACAGAGATTAATAAAAACCTAGGTGTGTTAATACTACAGAACTATGTCACAATGTGTAAGGACTAACTCAACCATAAGCCAATAGATGTCACTTtaaagaatagggatgatgacggggtcaaaaataaattattacaacttttcagtacaattaaatattcaaaaataatcacactctcattcataaatttgatgaactgcttaattttcgatttttttctagctaaatttctagaaataagtctgctatttgacgtcaaaaacttatgacgtcataatagagtatttcatacaaaattcatagaaaatatcgtttttgacgtttcgaaaaaagtattgaatttgactagtaggaaacatagAGGGCCTATTATGTTGACGAGTAAAGTTTTACATCGCGCAACCTCAGTTTACGtataagtatgggagagccatgcttcggcactgctgggccggctcgatcaaAGTGCTACCTCGGCCCCATTACCCCCCTTCCctaacttcccaatccccgattccccaacaacccttcaattccggtaacgcacttgtaacgccactggtgtttcgggtgtccatggcggcgaatgcttaccatcagataaagTTCCCAATGCGCAACAAACGTAGCGTGGTGCCGGATCCCCACATGGTATTGACTAGGTACACTTGTTTGTGTCGTGGAGCGTGGCGTGAGAGTGACCGTGTGCGCAGGCGGACGCGGCCATGGACATGGCGGAGCGCGACTTCTGCCAGGCGTCGCTGGAGTACGTGTTCCAGCTGCAGGCCGTGCAGGAGCGCAAGAAGTTCGAGCTGGTGGAGACGCTGCTGGGCTTCGTGTTCGGCTGGTGGACCTTCCACCACACCGCGCACGACGTGCACGCCGACGCAGAGCCGCGCGTCAAGGACCTGCAGCTGCGCATACAGCGGGTTAGTACGTGTGCGCGTGTCTATGTGTGcgcgtgtgtgtgtgcgtgtgtgtctgtgtgtgcgCCCACTAACTCCCCCCCCGCGGCTTGCAGACGCGCGGCAACTTCGAGGAGATGAGCAAGCAGACCGAGTCGCTGATGAAGAAGATGATGGAGCTGCGGCAGATGGTGAGTCCGCGGCCGGTGGGCTGTGTGCGGcgtgtgcgtgtgtgcgtgtgtgtgtaacgtgtgtgtgtgtgcgcaGAGCAAGGAGGAGGACGCGGCGCCGGAGGAGGCGGCGGGCGGCGTGTCGCGCGCCGGGTACCTGTTCCTCATGGAGAAGAGTGAGTCCCTGCACACACACAGTCGCCTACTACACCGCAGCCTGCAGCCGAATGCCATTTAAGCGCGACAAGCGCTACCGAGAGAGTAGATGACTCAATGTATGAAAACGACACTAACACTTGTCAAACATTACGTTAATCTTACTATACAACAttattgtgagtttgtgtgtttgtatatttatatttgttactcaatcaagttgaaacggctgaagggatcgggatgatgCCACGGAAACGTGGGCGaggccgctggcagaagctagtgccATACAATTCGTTTTCTATTTACTATACAAGCGCTATGGCATTTGGCTGATTGGCTCACAGCACTGTACTCTCTAACGAAACGAACTCACCTTCTAACATCAGTCCATCATCCACTCAGTTGTACACTACAACCACTGACTGTATCGTCACACACTAGTACTGTATACACAAGCACAGCTCTATACGTGTGTATGGAGCGGCGTGCGGGCGGACAGTGACGCGCGTGTTCCACAGAGGCCTTCGGCACCACGACGTGGAGCAAGCACTACTGCACGTACGAGCACGGCTCGCGCCAGCTCGCGCTCACGCCCTACAACCAGATCAACGTCAAGACCACCGGCGCCACGGACGAGCTGGCCGtgagcggcgcgcgcgcatgCGCCGAGCCCGTGGAGCGCCGCTTCTGCTGGGAGGCGCTGCCGGCCGCGCGCGACGCGCCGCTCACGCTGCAGGCGCTGGGCGAGCGCGACCGCGCCGCCTGGCTGCGCGCGCtggccgccgcgcccgcgcccgcgccgcgcgccgcgccgcccgcgcccgacCCCGCGCTGGCGCTGGACGACGCCGGCTTCGCCTTCGTGCGCCGCGTGCTGGCGGCGCTGGAGGCGCGCGGCCTGGAGGAGCAGGGCCTGTACCGCGTGGCGGGCGTGGCCTCCAAGGTGGCGCGCctcgtggcggcggcggcggcgggccgCCTGCCCGCGCTGGAGGACCCGCTGGCGTGGGAGTCCAAGACGCTGACGAGCGCGCTGAAGAGCTACCTGCGCGGCCTGCCCGAGCCGCTGCTGACGCGCGCGCTGCACGACCAGTTCATCGCCGTCGCCAGTGAGTCGCGCGCTGACGTTTCTTTCACATTTTGGAAAACGCAACGACTCGCCAATTTGCATACTTATTTCGAACTGTCAAGAACAGTTTTCTATGATTGTCCGAAATCGAACCCCGGTTTCTCGATGACCTGTCCAATCAATATGATCCACAGACATGCCATTTGTCTGTTgattatacattacatacaatatgTAGAGCGGCTACCCTTCTCATGGAGCCGAGAACATGACACATGACCCTCGTTTGGTGgtcaccactcgaccaacgagacagtagTCAGCcgctaaataaacaaagaaataaccAGCGCCTTGCAAGTTCTTGacagtacatttttaaaaaaaattatatcattatCATCTATATAATCATTGCTGCTTTCTAAGATAATTCAGATACCACTGACaagcggtgaaggaaaacaccgtgaggaaacctggaagcttactcttgaatccaattcggatcgatcgacattgatattgtgaaaggACATCTCCCACGCTTAGTGTAATTGTGTCGACACTTTGGAAGTGCCGGCcaagatgaaaaaatataataatccgTTAGTACTCCCGAAACACACCCACTGCCTGCGGTCATTGCTGACCGACACTAGCGGAGGacttgctttcaacagttttcagttGGCTGTTAAAGACTTAAGCAATTTTTATTGTCGCACCAAAACTGTAGAAAATGTACGTTAAatggtttatttaatattatcattagGAGTCAAGTactaatagattattatttattttcaccttGGCCGGCTTTCAAATTTAGATCAAAATGGGTGATGTCCTTTCGTACTCGTGCGGCGCAACACTAGCGCCcgttgcatccgtattgcgtggatattgaatgaattaaatTGATATCGAGTTTGGCCTTACACTCCGTACTCTGAATACTATTTCGATATAGTTACGATTGGgcttgtatagttttgacatagAATAATGATTGAGATTTGATTGGATCGAGAGTAAGTAGCGTGCTAGCCCGACAATGTGGTGTGCAGAGAACTCGCGGCGCGCGGAGCGGGCGGCCGGCGTGGCGGCGCTGGTGCGCGCGCTGCCCCCCCGCAACCGGGACATGCTGCGCCTCGTGCTGCGCCATCTGCGCAAGTACGTACTCGCACTCTGCACACTGTACACTCAtatactgtacactgtacactgtacaccgCGCGCTCACCGCCTGCTTCCCCGCAGCGTGGCGGCGCGCAGCGACAAGAACCTGATGTCGTGCTCCAACCTGGCGGTGTGCTTCGGGCCGACGCTGCTGCGGCCGGAGCGGGAGACCGTGGCCTCCATCCTGGACCTCAAGTTCTACAACGTGCTGGTGGAGACGCTGCTGGACCACTACGAGCAGATCTTCGAGgacgcgccgccgccgcccgaccACAATGGGGCGCTCAGGTACGGCCCTTGTTGCACCCGCTGCACATTCACACTGCtacctatttacatatttatttatttatgcagtGGAAGGTTTACGTGCGGAAACGTAAGAAGACATCTTATGAGAGACAAACACATAGAAAACAAATACCGCTTCAATCCGTGCGgaacattattttgatatactaGACACGTATTCTTTATTTTCGTTCGGAAACGCCCATTACGCTCACgcgattataattatattgattggaAGTATCGCTGCACGTCACGTCTAGTACgacttatatttagaaatgaCGTAGAATCCTTCTCCTAAacttggattttatttttattatatatatttattttattccgtAAGTACAGATAAGTGTTCCAGCAATTCAGCATTCAAGCTCTTTTGTGGTCAAcgtacatggagctgttcacacagaattttatACTTGACTAGCcgacctggcaaacttcgtaccgcctcaaacattttaatctcacctttaaaccttccctggactttcacaaataattcaagaccaaaatttgccaaatagatccagccattctcgagttttaccgagactaacaaacagcaattcatttttatatatagaggtttattttagtgttgattttgtttgaaaagaaaaaacaaattattttcgttaaaatatttagttgtattatacttctgtagaataatactatttttttaagttgctaagtctgcgtttggctgccaacccgcttactgccagaacggcgaagcgaagatgtggccgaagatggagcacattttactctgaccttgaaaagcgccggttgtatttctcaggaaagatagaagccgccagattgttccattccctggaTGCACGGCCACTCTGTAGGGATGATAGTGGGCCGACTTACTACTAGGAAAGTCTTACTTTCTACTTTGAAAGGATGGCGGTAGGATAAGGTCGAATAGATCGGATAGACATTATCCAAAATGTATCCTGTAGTAGATACAGAGACTACTACTAGTCACGTGTAGTTGCATTTAACACATAATTGAGTGATCTCCATGCTGTATAATAATCTATCTCCAAGTTTACAAACAACAGTGAATTATagtataaattaaatgaaacccGTTTATAAAGACTAAAtcaaatgtaatgtatgttatGACAAAGTGTCTGACAGGCACAATTATGgaactagacataaggatagattgagccagccattctttagattgacaaaaataagtaagtcgttcatgggattctgtgttaaatattataacaaaattccagaggaaaaaaaacacaaacaaatgaaagacaatttaaattatgtattaaaaaacgATGTGTAGACTAGCATTCttcaaattgaatgattatatagaggataaaaatgcttggaggcaagctggtccggctccacagggcaacgaaaaaataaagtaattccaataatgtaataatactagcggacccgacagacgttgtcctgtctacacgtctttaatttgaaaattttattctttttttaataagctaaaacattctggacctttttgatgaaaattattattcaaatgttatgacaatatctaacgtcattaatatttgacactgcgatggtagcgccgtccgtcggatccgatgtaaaacattccaaaatcaacaactactaataaattaaaaattaattaaaaaaacattgtccagcggacaaaattgtgaatctaaaccattctcagatcctcttgaacacacacaaaaagtttcatcaaaatccgtctagtcgtttaagaggagttcagtgacatacacacgtacagaagaattatatatataaagataaccatgtaatttcaatgtgttctgttAAACTtgatacaatcattgtaaatgtgagagccctgtaattagctaaaactgaattagactagtagaatgcatttgtgtcagcttggagttgtcatgctcactcaaaggtctcattggcggtggcacgggcattggatcgctcgattccctgcaacatggttgagttgggcggtgctggtgtacgtgtcatgttcgtgaacgggcgctgtcaactgggactggtcagctccagactgcattgattttgttgtcctcaaggttattttctttttctatcactttgactgaatattagttttacattgttcttacatagtagaagcaatcgaaacaatgtaaccaagaattgtattgtgaatctgattgaaaaagagtaacctatggagtttcttgctcgttcttttccataggaatctacactttggaacgagcaaatagcttcactagaggactgtccgacagacagacgttattaatattattatatttgctttgacgttcaaaagtgccttcctggtctatttgaaataaataattttgactttgactttgtaaatcaacatcatattttattttaaaatccaaacaaaaattGACAAAATCAACAGCGTATGGATACTATACCCATTTATCAGAGATAACTGCTCTTGATGCAAATACGCTCTTTCGCACGATTTTAAAGAGAGAAAATAcgttatctatacttataataaatctatacttataataaatctgtagagaggtcaattctgtacatgaaatatatttccaaaataactatcagcggatgattagtgatcgatactgacgccaaaaatgcaatcagaaatttttttgtctgtctgtctgtctgtctgtctgtctgtctgtctgtatgttctttatagaaacaaaaaccactcgacagatttcaacgaaacttggtacaattgttcttcatactcctgggcaggttatagtatacttttcatcacgctacgatcaataggagccgagcagtgaagggaaatgttgggaaaataggagaacttactccatttttgaagcttccgtcgcgtgtgcagccttaatggttaaagctacaaagaaatcatgtatgacggaaatgttccccttaaaattgtttaaaaaatattcaactacagcaaatgtctatcttttatggttgactcacaataacacgtataactcccgatagcttagcagttcggagctttctgattatatttgtctacctattataaaaatcggtacagaaacactaaagatatacatgaattacgcttagtttatattaagtaggtaaaggcgtaggtacttttattaattataggtatgaagttttatctatacatataataaatttgtagaagggtcaattctgtacctgattaatttttttgtctgtccgtctgtctgtctatctgtatgttcaggcatcacgtgaaaactaacggttcgatttcgatgaaacttggtgtaattataccttattttcctgggcataaaataggatactttttatcctggaaaaatatcttaatttttcacttttatactacagaacgcaagctcaacagcagtagagtgatatccttaattattatgggcctagccgtatttggctccaatagatatttaaaagatgtcattgttagagttagttactcaaaatggagaaataaaacatccacgtgaagaccgacatccacgcggacggagtcgcgggcggaagctagtttgtAATATATGGGATCCGGCTACCGGATCCGCCGcgccggaccggattgcaatccctacgCGCGCTCAGCATTTACGCATTTGACCCGAATTCAAGTGATTGCAATCAATGCAATCATAATTCCGAAACGACAGCCCGCGATCCAACCCCAGCCATGTCGCGCGTTCTCACACCATCCATTAACCATCCATTCTACCATTtactattacattatttaaactCCCATTGgctctttttatttttcgttttttggAATCCAGCTCACATATCGTATTGTACGTACCCCGCACCATCCGTGTTGGCCATATACAGTGCcctccaaaagttagttgaaattagTTCACCTTATCAAtgatgttatatattttccaaaatacgcAGTTTCTATGAATGAactgtttactatttatgtttgGATACACTATTCTAATACGTACAGTAGGAAATTCCCCGAAattcattttgatttctttCAAAATCTATGTTTATGTGTGCACTACTTGAATTGAGCGCGTCAAAAGTCAGTTGAAATAGCAAACTTTAAACGATATCCGATACTCTCGcggttttaaattcatttattattattgttaaggCAGTGTGcgtagtttaaatttaataataagatattgtaaggtgatttgactgtttttgaattaataatggCGCCGAGGCGAAAATTAACTGTCGAAGAAAGAATAAAGATTGTGTATgaatacgaaaaaattaaaaactttagtgctgtgggaaaattatttaaagttagtcCAGAAGGTgtccgaaaaataataaagaaaagtttagaATGTCCTAGTCTTGCAGATAGGCCACGGTCGGGGCGTCCTAGGGCTACTACTTCTGTTGATGATCGACTAATAGTGCGGCAGTGTAAAATTAATCCCAAGATTGTGGTACGAGAGATCAAAGATCAGTTACAGGAAGCAGGGACCTCGGTTTCTGAAACTACTATCAGGCGACGCCTGCATGATGCTAATTTACGAGGTCACATTGCCAGAAAGAAACCTCTTTTAACATCGATCCATAAAAAACGAAGGTTGGAGTTTGCCCACAAGTATTCGGATAAACCAATAGAATTTTGGAAGAGAGTAGTCTTTAGCGATGAATCGAAGTTCGAACTATTTGGAAATCGCCGTCGGCAAACTGTATGGCGCACAAGCAATGATAACTCTTACGACGACAAATACTTGCAGCCCACTGTGAAACACGGCGGTGGGAGTGTGATGGTTTGGGGGTGTTTTTCTTGGCATGGTGTGGGCCGACTGCAAGTAATTGAAGGCAAGATGACAGCACAGGTCTATTGTAATATTCTCCgtgacaatttaaaacaatctgcTGAAACAATGGGGTTAGGTCGGATTTTCAAGTGCCAACAAGACAACGATCCGAAGCATACAGCAAggataactaaacaatattttgaagataacgAAGTGGATTTACTGGAATGGCCTTCGATGTCACCCGACCTTAACCCCATTGAACATTTGTGGGATGAATTAGACCGCAGGATCCCTGTTTCCATAAGACGCAACaggaatttgtttaaaaataaaattcttgaaacATGGTCGATTATACCGGTCGAAACATTACAGAATCTTGTAGAATCAATGCCTAGACGAC from Spodoptera frugiperda isolate SF20-4 chromosome 9, AGI-APGP_CSIRO_Sfru_2.0, whole genome shotgun sequence includes the following:
- the LOC118270991 gene encoding rho GTPase-activating protein Graf, encoding MGVGLQPLEFTECLADSPQFRENLQRHEKELERTSQQIKRLIKEVKDVVQAAKRLGAAQLALATSMEQFEFACIGASMTEDERVISHSLHHFATLIRTIEDERDRMLGRAHEQIIQPLERFRKEHIGAVKEGKKKFDKKTAKFCQSQERTLSLSTKKPEAVFQEADAAMDMAERDFCQASLEYVFQLQAVQERKKFELVETLLGFVFGWWTFHHTAHDVHADAEPRVKDLQLRIQRTRGNFEEMSKQTESLMKKMMELRQMSKEEDAAPEEAAGGVSRAGYLFLMEKKAFGTTTWSKHYCTYEHGSRQLALTPYNQINVKTTGATDELAVSGARACAEPVERRFCWEALPAARDAPLTLQALGERDRAAWLRALAAAPAPAPRAAPPAPDPALALDDAGFAFVRRVLAALEARGLEEQGLYRVAGVASKVARLVAAAAAGRLPALEDPLAWESKTLTSALKSYLRGLPEPLLTRALHDQFIAVAKNSRRAERAAGVAALVRALPPRNRDMLRLVLRHLRNVAARSDKNLMSCSNLAVCFGPTLLRPERETVASILDLKFYNVLVETLLDHYEQIFEDAPPPPDHNGALRTSPTSVPLSARNDIGVVERLGVSVAGCERMLGVGPGLAGPGLAGPGLAGPGLTGGALAGPARYSPHHAQLLAQLATRGSSLQLAARSSSSSAESVSAASLGSGRVRTLYACLGESEGELSFEPNQIITNVAPSGEPGWLRGTLNGKTGLVPENYVEPLP